A stretch of the Halomonas sp. CH40 genome encodes the following:
- a CDS encoding IS4 family transposase — MQAPRFLHNWLTSALPSIHAKRLQALLDTVGALLTDRRLGLTALGRALPGPVAPRHTIKRVDRLLGNHHLHEERPLFYWLVANVLIGHMTRPLILVDWSPIDHYGQQFLLRAAIPFAGRSLPIFEKVHHKNGCAYCEAYLLEAIARLLPEGATPVLVTDAGFRNPWFRAVEKRGWYYVGRVRSPTHYQASGAAWQAVSSLFQQATSVPSALGEVQIARSNPLTTQMVLYHQSPKGRKDRNKRGQASQDSASRAIARRQEEPWVLVTNLPKRSTQAKKVVAIYRQRMQIEEGFRDVKSPLFGLGFGMHQSRQGRRIEILLLIAMLANMAMMVAGLGVKTRGQQKHYQSNSINHRNVLSVWRLGLEWLRRQPSGAVPWPCWTSLKASLREEAHDQALCDA; from the coding sequence ATGCAGGCCCCACGATTCTTACACAATTGGCTCACATCAGCACTCCCCTCAATACATGCCAAACGTCTTCAAGCACTTCTGGATACGGTGGGTGCCTTGCTGACGGATCGTCGATTGGGGTTAACAGCGCTCGGGCGTGCTTTGCCAGGGCCGGTAGCGCCTCGGCATACCATTAAGCGCGTCGACCGGCTATTGGGCAACCACCATTTGCACGAGGAGCGCCCCTTGTTTTATTGGCTGGTGGCTAATGTGTTGATCGGTCATATGACACGTCCCCTGATTCTGGTCGATTGGTCGCCTATCGATCATTATGGGCAGCAATTTTTGCTGCGTGCTGCTATCCCCTTTGCCGGGCGCTCATTGCCGATCTTTGAAAAGGTTCATCACAAAAATGGATGTGCGTATTGCGAAGCGTATCTATTAGAAGCCATTGCCCGCCTGTTGCCTGAAGGGGCAACGCCTGTGCTGGTGACCGATGCCGGTTTTCGTAACCCGTGGTTTCGCGCTGTAGAGAAGCGTGGCTGGTATTACGTCGGGCGTGTACGTAGCCCCACCCATTATCAGGCATCCGGTGCAGCGTGGCAGGCGGTCAGTTCATTGTTTCAGCAAGCCACCTCGGTACCCAGTGCCCTTGGAGAAGTTCAGATAGCGCGCAGCAACCCACTGACGACTCAGATGGTGCTCTATCACCAATCGCCCAAGGGGCGTAAAGATCGTAACAAGCGTGGACAGGCCTCTCAGGACAGTGCGAGCAGAGCCATCGCCCGCCGTCAGGAAGAACCCTGGGTATTGGTCACTAATCTGCCGAAGCGCTCGACACAGGCGAAAAAAGTGGTCGCCATCTACCGGCAACGAATGCAGATCGAAGAAGGTTTTCGCGACGTCAAAAGCCCCCTTTTTGGGCTGGGCTTTGGTATGCATCAATCGCGTCAGGGCAGGCGTATCGAGATCCTGCTGCTGATCGCGATGTTGGCCAATATGGCGATGATGGTCGCTGGCCTGGGCGTGAAAACCAGAGGGCAGCAGAAACACTACCAGAGCAACAGTATCAATCATCGCAATGTTTTATCGGTATGGCGCCTTGGGCTGGAATGGCTGCGTCGACAACCTTCCGGCGCTGTGCCCTGGCCTTGCTGGACATCGCTGAAGGCCAGCCTGAGAGAAGAAGCCCACGATCAGGCATTATGCGACGCATAG
- a CDS encoding IS66 family transposase has product MKKHPEVSSQLPDLSGLSAAEVVALVAGLQQQVTAQQTALQQRNLYIQLLEEKLRLQRIQQFAARSEKSANQAHLFDETELEADIEALRDQLPDDVEEQDAPRPSRQRRQRGFSDTLVRERIELTLSEEEKVGATKTFFAKVKEELQFIPAQLKVLEYWQEKAVFPLEGNDHLLTAERPVHPLGKCTASTSLLAYVITSKYADGLPLYRLEGMFKRLGHAVSRTQMANWIIRLNDVFTPLITLMREVQNSSAYLQADETRLQVLKEDGKTAQSDKWMWVTRGGPPDQPSVLFAYDPSRGGSVPVRLLDDFSGILQADGYAGYGQVCRANGITRIGCWDHARRKFVEASKAAKVNAKGKGATPAKAEVGLSHINKLYAIERQIKDLSEVERYRVRQELSLPRLEAFKAWLEANVTRVMKGSLTRQAMEYTLNQWDFLIGYCARGDLHISNVLAENAIRPFAVGRRAWLFADTSRGAHASATCYSLIETAKANGLEPAAYIHYVLEHIATADTLEALETLLPWNVNLAPAEKK; this is encoded by the coding sequence ATGAAAAAGCACCCCGAAGTCTCCTCCCAACTGCCTGATCTCAGTGGCCTCTCCGCCGCTGAGGTAGTGGCTCTTGTGGCGGGGCTTCAGCAACAGGTGACGGCTCAACAGACGGCGTTACAGCAACGTAATCTCTATATTCAATTGCTCGAAGAGAAGCTGCGCTTGCAGCGCATTCAGCAGTTCGCCGCGCGCAGTGAAAAGTCTGCGAACCAGGCTCATCTGTTCGATGAGACGGAGTTGGAAGCTGACATCGAGGCGCTACGCGATCAGTTACCCGACGATGTCGAAGAGCAAGACGCGCCGCGTCCCTCACGTCAACGTCGCCAACGTGGCTTCTCCGACACTCTGGTCCGTGAGCGTATTGAGCTTACGCTCAGCGAAGAAGAAAAAGTCGGGGCGACCAAGACCTTCTTCGCCAAGGTAAAAGAAGAGCTTCAGTTCATCCCCGCGCAGCTGAAAGTCCTCGAATACTGGCAGGAAAAAGCGGTGTTCCCGCTTGAGGGCAACGACCATCTCCTTACTGCGGAGCGTCCGGTTCATCCGCTAGGCAAGTGCACGGCGTCGACGTCACTGCTAGCGTACGTGATCACCTCCAAGTACGCAGACGGTTTGCCGCTGTACCGCTTGGAAGGCATGTTCAAGCGGTTAGGCCACGCTGTTAGCCGCACGCAGATGGCCAACTGGATCATCCGCCTGAATGACGTCTTCACGCCCTTGATCACGCTGATGCGCGAAGTGCAAAACAGCAGCGCGTATCTGCAAGCCGATGAAACGCGGCTGCAAGTGCTCAAGGAAGACGGCAAGACCGCTCAGTCAGATAAATGGATGTGGGTCACCCGAGGTGGCCCACCGGATCAACCGTCGGTGCTCTTTGCCTACGACCCGTCCCGCGGCGGCAGCGTGCCGGTGCGCCTACTCGACGACTTCTCAGGGATCCTGCAGGCCGATGGCTACGCCGGTTACGGCCAGGTATGCCGTGCCAACGGCATTACCCGCATTGGCTGTTGGGACCATGCGCGACGCAAGTTCGTGGAAGCGTCTAAGGCAGCCAAGGTCAACGCGAAAGGCAAGGGCGCCACGCCGGCCAAGGCCGAGGTAGGGCTTAGCCATATCAACAAACTCTACGCCATCGAACGGCAGATCAAGGATCTCAGCGAAGTGGAACGCTACCGTGTCCGCCAGGAGCTGAGCCTTCCGCGTCTTGAGGCCTTCAAGGCTTGGCTAGAGGCTAATGTTACCCGCGTCATGAAAGGCAGCCTGACGCGTCAGGCGATGGAATATACGCTGAACCAATGGGACTTCCTCATCGGCTATTGTGCGCGCGGCGACCTGCATATCAGTAATGTTCTGGCAGAAAACGCCATTCGCCCGTTTGCCGTTGGTCGAAGAGCCTGGCTGTTCGCGGATACCTCCCGCGGCGCTCACGCCAGTGCCACCTGTTATTCACTCATCGAAACGGCAAAAGCCAATGGCTTGGAGCCTGCTGCCTATATCCATTATGTGCTGGAGCACATCGCCACCGCTGATACGTTAGAGGCACTGGAAACGCTGCTGCCCTGGAACGTGAACTTGGCGCCCGCCGAAAAAAAGTGA
- the tnpB gene encoding IS66 family insertion sequence element accessory protein TnpB (TnpB, as the term is used for proteins encoded by IS66 family insertion elements, is considered an accessory protein, since TnpC, encoded by a neighboring gene, is a DDE family transposase.) → MPEIYLYRAPVDFRKQANGLALLVEQELGHNPFSGALYAFTNRQRNKIKCLMWEDNGFVLYYKALAEERFKWPGPSDDVMALTGEQINWLLDGYDITLMRGHKTLHYDSVG, encoded by the coding sequence ATGCCCGAGATCTACCTGTACCGCGCACCGGTCGATTTTCGCAAGCAAGCCAACGGCCTGGCGTTACTGGTGGAGCAAGAACTGGGACACAACCCCTTTAGCGGGGCGCTGTATGCCTTTACTAACCGGCAGCGAAATAAAATCAAGTGCCTGATGTGGGAAGACAATGGCTTCGTGCTCTACTACAAGGCGCTGGCCGAGGAGCGCTTCAAGTGGCCCGGCCCCTCGGATGACGTTATGGCGTTGACTGGCGAGCAGATCAACTGGCTGTTGGATGGCTACGATATCACCCTGATGCGCGGCCATAAAACACTGCATTACGACAGCGTCGGATAG
- a CDS encoding restriction endonuclease subunit S: MTYSAYPEYKDSGVEWLGEVPTHWEVKRLRYVAELNPSKSEVRSLPAKSYVSFIPMEAVGDDGSLSLDQTRPINEVLAGYTYVREGDVTIAKITPCFENGKGAVMRGLKNRVGFGTTELTVMRPKAELTTSNYLYRVVSSEPFRVLGESSMYGAGGQKRVPDEFVRNFTIAWPPFKEQAEIQDFLDHETARIDALVEEQQRLIELLKEKRQAVISHAVTKGLDPDVPMKDSGVEWLGEVPEHWGVGKIKWYISTTSGGTPPSSQQEAFYGGGIPWLRSLDLNDGVITRYEVSVTLKALQKTSCRMVPKGSVLIAMYGGDGTIGKNGLLDFDAAINQALCAFLP, translated from the coding sequence ATGACCTACTCAGCATATCCAGAATACAAGGACTCCGGCGTTGAATGGCTGGGGGAAGTGCCGACGCATTGGGAGGTAAAACGCCTGAGATACGTTGCTGAGCTTAACCCTTCCAAGTCTGAAGTGCGCTCTCTGCCAGCCAAGAGCTACGTCAGTTTTATTCCCATGGAGGCCGTGGGAGATGATGGGTCGCTTTCACTTGACCAAACCCGACCAATAAATGAGGTCTTGGCAGGGTATACCTATGTTCGAGAGGGAGATGTCACCATAGCAAAGATCACACCCTGCTTCGAAAATGGAAAAGGGGCTGTCATGCGCGGTCTTAAGAATCGCGTTGGTTTTGGCACAACCGAGCTCACTGTCATGCGGCCCAAGGCTGAGTTGACTACAAGCAATTACCTTTATCGAGTCGTCTCTTCAGAGCCGTTTCGAGTGCTAGGTGAGTCATCGATGTACGGCGCAGGGGGGCAGAAGCGTGTGCCGGATGAGTTTGTTCGAAATTTTACCATCGCCTGGCCTCCTTTTAAGGAACAGGCTGAAATTCAGGACTTCCTCGACCACGAAACCGCCCGCATCGACGCCTTGGTGGAAGAGCAGCAGCGGTTAATTGAGTTGCTCAAGGAAAAGCGCCAGGCGGTGATTTCCCATGCTGTCACCAAAGGGCTCGACCCCGATGTGCCGATGAAAGACTCCGGGGTAGAGTGGCTGGGGGAAGTGCCCGAGCATTGGGGTGTTGGTAAAATAAAATGGTATATCTCGACAACTAGCGGAGGTACGCCACCTTCATCGCAACAGGAAGCGTTCTATGGAGGGGGGATACCATGGCTTCGAAGCTTAGATCTTAATGATGGTGTTATAACCAGATATGAGGTTTCCGTAACGCTGAAAGCTCTCCAAAAAACCTCTTGTCGAATGGTGCCGAAGGGATCTGTTCTTATTGCTATGTACGGTGGTGACGGAACCATTGGTAAAAATGGGTTGCTTGATTTTGACGCCGCTATTAACCAAGCTCTTTGTGCTTTTTTACCGTAA
- a CDS encoding class I SAM-dependent DNA methyltransferase codes for MNTESHSQLAAFIWSVADLLRGDFKQSQYGRIILPFTRLRRLECVLAPTKAEVLAAADTHQHKPEAVREKLLLRAADQPFFNASPLALGSLSDTQTSDDLMSYVQSFSHSAREIFEHFEFESFVQQLSANNLLYKVVQQFAVIDLSPARVSNHGMGGIFEELIRKFAESSNETAGEHFTPRDIVHLTTSLVLTGQEEKLTPNSIVTVYDPTAGTGGFLSESDDYIQQVSQGVTVSLHGQELNPESYAICKGDMLVKGQEVEQIKLGNTLSDDQLAGERFDYMLSNPPFGVEWKKVQKQVADEHKQRGYDGRFGPGLPRVSDGSLLFLMHLVAKMRTRQDGGSRIGIILNGSPLFTGGAGSGESEIRRYLLQHDLVDAIIGLPTDMFYNTGIATYVWVLSNDKPAERKGKVQLINATGRASKMRKSLGSKRQYITDRNIDDIVRLYGAYEETDESKLFPVETFGYRRITVERPLRLNFAASAERLARLDDEKPIQKLADAEQAALKTACESLGEQRYTNRDAFTKALKNALKAEGLKVGVPVQKAILNALFERDPDSDICLDKHGNPEPDSGLRDNENVPYGESVYAYFDREVKPHVPDAWIDENKRDELDGRIGIVGFEIPFNRHFYQFTPPRPLEEIDADLKVCTDKIKQMIEELSA; via the coding sequence GTGAACACGGAAAGTCACTCTCAGCTGGCGGCCTTTATCTGGTCGGTCGCTGATCTTTTGCGCGGCGATTTCAAACAGTCCCAGTATGGCCGCATCATCCTGCCGTTTACCCGGCTGCGTCGTCTGGAATGTGTGCTGGCCCCCACCAAGGCCGAGGTGCTGGCCGCTGCCGACACCCATCAGCATAAACCGGAAGCCGTGCGCGAAAAGCTGTTACTGCGCGCCGCGGATCAGCCGTTTTTCAATGCCTCACCGCTGGCGCTGGGGTCGCTGTCCGACACCCAGACCAGCGATGACCTGATGAGCTACGTGCAGTCGTTCAGCCACAGCGCCCGGGAGATCTTCGAGCACTTCGAGTTTGAGAGCTTTGTTCAGCAGCTCAGCGCCAATAACCTGCTTTACAAGGTGGTGCAGCAGTTCGCGGTAATTGACCTGAGCCCGGCGCGGGTCAGCAACCACGGCATGGGCGGCATTTTCGAAGAGCTGATTCGCAAGTTTGCTGAAAGCTCCAACGAGACTGCTGGTGAGCACTTCACGCCCCGCGATATCGTCCACCTGACCACCTCACTAGTGCTGACCGGCCAGGAAGAAAAACTCACGCCCAACAGTATCGTCACCGTTTATGACCCGACAGCGGGCACCGGCGGGTTTCTTTCCGAGAGCGACGACTATATTCAGCAGGTCAGCCAGGGCGTGACCGTCTCGCTGCACGGCCAGGAGCTTAACCCGGAATCCTACGCCATCTGCAAAGGCGATATGCTGGTCAAGGGCCAGGAAGTCGAGCAGATCAAGCTGGGCAATACGCTTTCTGACGACCAACTGGCGGGCGAGCGCTTTGATTACATGCTGTCCAATCCGCCGTTTGGGGTGGAGTGGAAAAAGGTGCAGAAGCAGGTCGCCGATGAGCATAAACAGCGCGGCTACGACGGCCGTTTTGGCCCTGGCCTGCCGCGGGTTTCCGATGGCTCGCTGCTGTTTCTGATGCACCTGGTGGCCAAGATGCGTACCCGTCAGGATGGCGGCTCGCGGATCGGCATCATCCTTAACGGCTCGCCGCTGTTTACCGGCGGGGCGGGCAGTGGCGAATCCGAGATCCGCCGCTACCTGCTACAGCATGATCTGGTCGATGCCATTATCGGCCTGCCCACCGATATGTTCTACAACACCGGCATTGCCACCTATGTGTGGGTGCTCTCCAACGACAAGCCCGCCGAGCGTAAGGGCAAGGTACAGCTGATCAACGCCACCGGCCGGGCCAGCAAAATGCGCAAGTCGCTGGGCAGCAAGCGCCAATACATCACCGACCGCAACATTGACGATATCGTGCGCCTGTATGGCGCCTATGAAGAAACCGATGAAAGTAAGCTCTTCCCGGTAGAAACCTTTGGTTATCGGCGGATTACTGTCGAACGGCCGCTACGCCTCAACTTTGCAGCCAGTGCCGAGCGCCTGGCCCGGCTGGATGACGAGAAGCCTATTCAGAAGCTGGCGGACGCCGAGCAAGCCGCGCTTAAAACCGCCTGTGAAAGCCTGGGTGAACAGCGCTATACCAACCGCGATGCCTTCACCAAGGCGCTGAAAAACGCCCTCAAGGCCGAAGGGCTGAAGGTCGGCGTGCCAGTGCAAAAGGCCATTCTCAATGCGCTATTCGAGCGTGACCCGGACTCAGATATCTGCCTCGACAAACACGGCAACCCGGAGCCCGATAGCGGCCTGCGCGATAACGAGAACGTGCCCTATGGCGAGTCGGTCTACGCCTACTTTGATCGGGAAGTGAAGCCCCACGTACCCGATGCCTGGATAGACGAGAACAAGCGCGACGAGCTGGATGGCCGCATCGGCATTGTCGGCTTCGAGATTCCTTTCAACCGCCATTTCTACCAGTTCACGCCCCCGCGCCCGCTGGAGGAAATCGACGCCGACCTCAAAGTCTGCACCGACAAGATCAAGCAGATGATTGAGGAGCTATCGGCATGA
- a CDS encoding Spy/CpxP family protein refolding chaperone, translated as MIKHNKMMALALVASLATASGAALAQGMHQGTQGQGGMMSGQGGMGSGMMMHGMGNQGQGSMMNGQGGMGSGMMMGGMGSGMMMGGMMNGMGPGMMGGMGSMAGMADMLDEQQRSSMREMRQEHRANHLQRMGEMMNMRDDMMELMRAERPDPEEVKALHGQMSSLHGEMMADSVRMRNQMQDLLTDEQRAQMRGNMSGHGGLNDQGQQ; from the coding sequence ATGATTAAGCATAATAAGATGATGGCTTTGGCATTGGTGGCAAGCCTTGCGACGGCAAGCGGCGCTGCGCTCGCTCAAGGTATGCATCAGGGAACCCAAGGCCAGGGTGGCATGATGAGCGGCCAGGGCGGAATGGGTTCCGGCATGATGATGCACGGCATGGGGAACCAAGGTCAGGGCAGCATGATGAACGGCCAGGGTGGTATGGGTTCTGGCATGATGATGGGTGGTATGGGTTCTGGCATGATGATGGGTGGCATGATGAACGGCATGGGCCCCGGCATGATGGGCGGAATGGGATCGATGGCTGGCATGGCCGATATGCTTGACGAGCAGCAGAGGAGCAGCATGCGTGAAATGCGCCAGGAACATCGTGCCAATCATCTGCAGCGGATGGGTGAAATGATGAATATGCGCGATGACATGATGGAACTCATGCGTGCTGAACGCCCAGACCCAGAGGAAGTGAAGGCGCTGCACGGCCAGATGTCCAGCCTGCATGGTGAGATGATGGCCGATAGTGTGCGCATGCGTAATCAGATGCAGGATCTGCTGACCGATGAGCAACGCGCCCAGATGAGAGGCAATATGTCAGGCCACGGCGGTCTCAATGACCAAGGCCAGCAATAA
- a CDS encoding glutaredoxin, with protein MASTTPSTARVYRMKTAEHMCPFGLKTVDLLRRKGYQIDDNPLTSRQEIDAFKEQAGVETTPQVYLGDERIGGYEELREHLGMSVPDADTTSYKPVLAIFATALLMGFAISWAAQGSLFSARMPEYFIATAMVLLGLQKLQDVESFSSMFLNYDLLAQRYVPYAYLYPYAETLAGLLMLAGALIWLAAPLALFVGTVGAVSVFKAVYIDKRELKCACVGGNSKVPLGFVSLTENLVMMGMGLWMPLRILLG; from the coding sequence ATGGCATCCACCACGCCCTCTACGGCGCGCGTTTATCGGATGAAAACAGCGGAGCATATGTGTCCGTTTGGTTTGAAAACGGTCGACTTGCTAAGGCGCAAAGGTTACCAAATCGACGACAACCCGCTGACCTCGCGCCAAGAGATCGACGCGTTTAAAGAACAGGCAGGCGTTGAGACGACCCCTCAGGTATATCTGGGCGATGAACGCATCGGTGGCTATGAAGAGCTGCGTGAGCACCTGGGGATGAGCGTTCCCGATGCTGATACCACCAGCTACAAGCCGGTGTTGGCGATTTTTGCTACTGCACTGTTGATGGGTTTTGCCATCAGCTGGGCGGCTCAGGGTTCCCTGTTCAGCGCCAGAATGCCAGAATACTTCATTGCTACCGCCATGGTGCTGCTAGGCCTGCAAAAACTGCAGGACGTGGAAAGCTTCAGCTCCATGTTTCTTAACTACGACTTACTGGCACAGCGTTATGTCCCTTATGCATATCTCTACCCCTACGCCGAAACCCTGGCGGGCCTGCTTATGCTCGCTGGCGCCTTGATCTGGCTTGCCGCGCCACTGGCGCTGTTTGTCGGCACGGTAGGCGCCGTATCGGTGTTCAAGGCAGTGTATATCGACAAACGTGAACTGAAATGCGCCTGCGTCGGCGGTAACAGCAAGGTGCCTCTGGGGTTTGTATCACTCACCGAAAACCTCGTCATGATGGGGATGGGCCTATGGATGCCATTGCGTATACTGCTTGGATAA
- a CDS encoding copper resistance protein CopC, with protein sequence MSNRTRIFPARAALASLLLTLAVPVLAHQETTETSPENGTTVNGSPEQIGVVFDGVMRITQFEVTGPDGVVRLESQPGNEEVERFFAKPQQVLPAGDYEVNWRGLSTDGHMMSESFNFSVED encoded by the coding sequence ATGAGCAATCGCACCAGAATCTTTCCGGCCAGAGCGGCCTTAGCGTCATTGTTACTGACATTGGCAGTACCGGTACTGGCTCATCAGGAAACCACCGAGACCTCGCCGGAGAATGGCACCACTGTAAACGGGTCTCCTGAACAGATTGGTGTTGTGTTTGATGGCGTGATGCGGATTACCCAGTTTGAGGTGACAGGCCCTGACGGTGTTGTGCGCCTTGAGAGCCAACCAGGCAATGAAGAAGTTGAACGCTTTTTTGCCAAACCGCAGCAAGTGCTTCCCGCAGGAGACTACGAGGTCAACTGGCGTGGCCTATCAACTGACGGGCATATGATGTCGGAGAGCTTCAACTTCTCGGTTGAGGACTGA